A region from the Geitlerinema sp. PCC 9228 genome encodes:
- a CDS encoding NAD(P)H-dependent oxidoreductase — translation MSYLIIGASLNPESNSQILAERSQALLQEQNHDVQRLDLRKIELPMCDGSSAYAHPNVAELANTIAQASALVVATPIYNYDVNANIKNLLELTGKSWNQKIVGFLCAAGGKGSYMSVMPFANSLMLDFRCLIIPRFVYATGDAFESGKIVDETIEQRLVEFRDRLVEITEALTKPVPISS, via the coding sequence ATGAGCTATCTGATTATCGGTGCGAGCCTCAACCCAGAAAGCAACAGCCAAATTTTAGCCGAGCGATCGCAAGCACTGCTACAAGAGCAAAATCATGATGTACAACGGTTGGATTTGAGAAAAATCGAACTGCCCATGTGCGACGGCAGTTCCGCCTACGCCCATCCCAACGTGGCAGAACTCGCTAACACCATTGCCCAAGCATCCGCCCTCGTAGTGGCAACCCCAATTTATAACTACGACGTTAACGCCAATATCAAAAACTTACTGGAACTCACCGGCAAATCCTGGAACCAAAAAATCGTGGGTTTCCTGTGTGCCGCCGGCGGTAAAGGTAGCTACATGTCGGTAATGCCCTTTGCCAATAGCCTGATGCTAGACTTTCGCTGTTTGATAATTCCTAGGTTCGTTTACGCCACTGGCGACGCCTTTGAAAGTGGCAAAATTGTAGACGAAACCATCGAACAGCGATTGGTAGAATTTCGCGATCGCTTGGTGGAAATTACCGAAGCCCTCACCAAACCCGTTCCCATCTCCAGCTAA
- a CDS encoding alpha/beta hydrolase: MDNEKRPTVILPGYLAAAREYYPMQQHLQALGFPTQVVPVRVRNWFPTVGGRSMVPILRLLDRTVQETLERYQTDKINLVGHSAGGWIARIYMGSKPYTIHGDVDENANLWYAYPQVSTLVCLGTPHTSYERWTRKNLDFVNNNYPGAFYAPDVRYVCVAGKAIYGKRRPGQWLAFNSYKITCNQGNTWGDGITPISAAHLQGAENLILEPVHHSPKSGTWYGSPEIVKTWAAYLQ; encoded by the coding sequence ATGGACAATGAAAAACGACCCACTGTAATTCTGCCAGGCTATCTGGCTGCCGCGAGAGAATACTATCCCATGCAACAACACCTACAGGCGTTGGGATTTCCCACCCAGGTGGTACCCGTGCGCGTTCGCAATTGGTTTCCTACGGTAGGCGGGCGTTCTATGGTGCCCATTTTGCGCCTGTTAGATCGAACGGTGCAAGAAACTCTGGAACGGTACCAAACCGATAAAATTAATTTGGTGGGACACTCGGCGGGTGGTTGGATTGCCCGTATTTATATGGGAAGCAAGCCCTATACCATTCATGGGGATGTTGACGAAAATGCCAATTTATGGTATGCATATCCTCAAGTATCTACCTTGGTTTGTTTGGGAACGCCCCATACCAGCTACGAGCGCTGGACGCGCAAAAATCTAGATTTTGTCAATAACAACTATCCTGGTGCTTTTTATGCGCCCGATGTACGCTACGTATGCGTGGCAGGGAAGGCCATTTACGGCAAACGTCGTCCGGGGCAATGGTTGGCGTTCAACAGCTACAAAATCACCTGCAACCAAGGCAACACCTGGGGAGACGGCATCACCCCCATTAGCGCCGCCCATTTGCAAGGGGCGGAGAATTTGATTTTAGAACCAGTGCATCATTCGCCCAAATCCGGTACTTGGTACGGTTCGCCGGAGATTGTTAAAACCTGGGCGGCGTATTTGCAATAG
- a CDS encoding tyrosine-protein kinase domain-containing protein → MAPSIVKRYFIALGKYKWVGTIIFILVASGSGLMAFLQDPPSKSYVARGVLTQNSSPATVSATGEQILQRGKQLSQEVLLEDNVIVAVANQVNLPAQQVYNRTNLDLPGEDSEQAVRVSFRDRERDRAETAVRALMEAMVEQSRLLNVSRLKSIIESLEERLPEVRSELEDAQAALERFERVKGAAIISAKEGSYVQAITSSEQQQRQISLQLEGVNQQIQSLSQRLGMTPDQAYVAQALSADSIVANLRSRLSQVETQMSILRERLQPQHPQMVELEKQKQALENLLQQRAREVIGGSELTAPLGADLPVRQASSLDPARQQMANALVSLQTQRDTLQRQLEAARKTEQRLRQEYADIPNLQLERERLANKVAVKKQLYNKIQSSLLDARAAEAETISNLRIASDEVRVDTKVESQTSPLILVGGGSFLGLLLGGGIIFLLSALEGKFYTMEEIRGAFTGRDIPVLGILPQVPRWEDGEEMPIFLDPYSPYLQYWEQLRSNLILKSQKPPRAITISSLSSGEGKTFTAYNLAIASARAGWRTLLLELDLRSSSATEALHVRSDASSAIEPLRYYDHLNRCMQLVPSVENLYVVPSPGLQRQPATVLESSELQNILQEVKNRFDFVIVDTPSLSSCNDAWLVNPYTDGMLLVTRPQHTKPGLVSEFIDPLTEVEEDEEMPILGVAINGVEISVPASSYDDELEGTSTERTAASETALSSQYSQQAQVSNSSHR, encoded by the coding sequence ATGGCTCCTTCCATCGTAAAGCGCTATTTCATTGCCCTTGGCAAATACAAATGGGTAGGCACCATTATTTTTATTTTGGTGGCTTCCGGTTCGGGTCTGATGGCTTTTTTACAAGACCCACCTTCCAAAAGCTACGTAGCCCGCGGTGTGCTGACGCAAAATAGCAGTCCGGCAACGGTGTCTGCTACCGGAGAACAAATTTTACAACGCGGCAAACAGCTAAGCCAGGAAGTGCTGCTGGAAGATAATGTCATTGTGGCAGTAGCCAATCAAGTGAACTTACCTGCCCAGCAAGTTTACAACCGCACCAATTTGGATTTACCTGGAGAAGATAGCGAGCAAGCGGTAAGAGTGAGTTTTCGCGATCGCGAGCGGGACAGAGCCGAAACAGCGGTCAGAGCATTGATGGAAGCGATGGTGGAGCAAAGTCGCTTGCTGAACGTAAGTCGCTTGAAAAGCATTATTGAATCGTTAGAAGAACGCTTGCCTGAGGTGCGTTCGGAATTGGAAGACGCCCAGGCAGCCTTGGAGAGGTTCGAGCGGGTGAAGGGCGCTGCCATTATTTCGGCCAAAGAAGGAAGCTACGTCCAGGCAATTACCTCCAGCGAACAGCAACAGCGGCAAATATCGCTACAGCTAGAAGGGGTCAACCAGCAAATCCAGAGTTTGTCCCAACGTTTGGGCATGACGCCCGACCAGGCTTATGTGGCGCAAGCGCTCAGTGCTGACTCAATTGTAGCCAACCTGCGATCGCGCCTGTCGCAAGTAGAAACGCAAATGAGCATTCTCAGGGAAAGGTTGCAACCCCAACACCCACAAATGGTGGAACTGGAAAAACAAAAACAAGCTTTAGAAAATTTACTCCAGCAACGGGCGCGAGAAGTCATTGGTGGCAGCGAACTTACAGCCCCTTTGGGTGCTGATTTACCCGTACGCCAAGCCAGCAGCCTCGATCCGGCACGCCAACAAATGGCCAATGCTCTGGTAAGCCTGCAAACCCAACGGGATACCCTGCAGCGGCAATTGGAAGCTGCCAGAAAAACGGAACAACGCCTGCGGCAAGAGTACGCCGACATTCCCAACTTGCAGTTGGAACGGGAACGTCTGGCGAACAAGGTAGCGGTGAAAAAGCAGCTGTACAACAAAATCCAGTCTTCGTTACTCGATGCCCGGGCAGCGGAGGCAGAAACCATCAGCAATTTACGAATTGCTTCCGATGAGGTGCGGGTAGACACCAAAGTGGAATCCCAAACCAGCCCCTTAATCTTGGTGGGGGGCGGTAGCTTTTTGGGCTTGCTTCTCGGAGGCGGCATTATTTTCTTGCTCTCTGCCTTGGAAGGGAAATTCTACACCATGGAAGAAATCCGCGGTGCGTTCACCGGTCGCGATATTCCAGTTTTGGGGATTTTGCCCCAAGTCCCTCGATGGGAAGATGGCGAGGAGATGCCCATCTTTTTGGACCCCTATTCCCCTTATTTGCAGTATTGGGAACAGTTGCGCAGTAATTTGATCCTCAAAAGCCAAAAACCGCCGCGCGCCATTACCATTTCCAGTTTGTCGTCGGGAGAAGGAAAAACCTTTACCGCTTACAATCTGGCGATCGCGTCGGCAAGGGCAGGTTGGCGTACGTTACTATTGGAATTGGACCTGCGATCGTCTTCGGCAACCGAAGCACTGCACGTACGCTCCGACGCCAGCAGTGCCATCGAACCATTACGTTACTACGACCACCTCAACCGCTGCATGCAACTGGTGCCCAGCGTCGAAAACCTCTACGTAGTTCCCAGCCCCGGTCTTCAACGCCAGCCGGCTACAGTGCTGGAATCCAGTGAGTTGCAAAACATCCTCCAAGAAGTAAAAAACCGCTTCGATTTTGTTATTGTGGATACGCCGTCGCTGAGTAGCTGCAACGACGCCTGGCTGGTGAACCCCTATACCGATGGCATGCTCTTGGTAACGCGCCCGCAACATACCAAACCGGGACTGGTATCGGAGTTCATCGATCCGCTAACGGAGGTGGAAGAAGACGAGGAAATGCCCATCCTCGGGGTTGCTATCAATGGCGTCGAAATATCGGTGCCGGCTAGCAGCTACGACGACGAACTCGAAGGCACCTCCACAGAGCGTACGGCGGCTTCAGAAACCGCTCTATCTTCCCAGTATTCCCAACAAGCGCAAGTTTCCAATTCTTCGCATCGATAG
- a CDS encoding cation:proton antiporter translates to MEAPFDVTLLMIVTVVAGISAQVLADRFRVPGIVLLLLFGIILGPDCLGWLRPQLLGDGLEVIVSLSVAIILFEGGLNLNLRELGRVSGSLRNLVTVGTLITLVGGGLAAHYLGEFPWPIAFLYASLVVVTGPTVIGPLLKHVPVDRQVATLLEGEGVLIDPVGAILAVLVLDLVLNGDADPLRVLTGLLIRLFIGAGIGAAGGAFLGVFLRRASFLSEDLKNLVVLAGLWALFGLGQEILSESGLMATVVAGMVLRAYGLPEERLLRRFKSQLTILAVSVLFILLAADLSLASLVVLGWGGVATVLVLMFVVRPLNVAICTWKSPLNWRQKLFVAWVGPRGIVSASVSSLFAILLTERGINGGDSIKALVFLTIIMTVLTQGLSAGALANFLQITATKAKGALIVGSNPLSRLIARLFKERNESVVLIDTNPEAAKEAEQEDFRVFLNSAMDTEVLEEAGLEDLGTFLAMTKNGEVNLVLAQRAIEEFNPPRVLAVFPRDPQARIPANKTKIRQALIPDLPLKTWNQYLTDGEVKLGETSLKERGFAFQVAHLQALIHAGAMMPLLIERQGVLQVVIANESWQPGDRIIYLFHAPKPKLLKRLSGGNQSHLTVEKLQEVEEIDIPESALDAPVTTDKKRKKRQSKEQTTTNSSGGQPPVTSKNSHHKQAPIS, encoded by the coding sequence ATGGAAGCGCCCTTTGACGTTACCCTGTTGATGATTGTGACCGTCGTCGCAGGCATCAGTGCTCAAGTTCTGGCTGACCGCTTCCGCGTTCCTGGCATTGTTCTTTTGTTGCTGTTTGGCATCATTTTGGGACCGGATTGTCTCGGTTGGTTGCGCCCGCAGCTGCTTGGTGACGGTCTGGAAGTGATTGTATCCCTTTCCGTGGCCATTATTCTCTTTGAAGGGGGGCTCAATCTCAACCTGAGAGAACTAGGAAGAGTATCGGGCAGCTTGCGCAACTTGGTGACTGTCGGTACCCTCATCACCCTCGTAGGCGGTGGCCTGGCAGCGCACTATTTAGGCGAATTTCCCTGGCCAATTGCCTTTCTCTATGCCTCGTTGGTGGTGGTGACCGGACCCACGGTGATTGGTCCTCTCCTCAAACACGTACCGGTAGACCGCCAAGTAGCTACCCTTTTGGAAGGAGAAGGGGTACTCATCGACCCAGTAGGTGCAATTTTAGCCGTTTTGGTCTTGGATTTGGTCCTCAACGGCGATGCCGACCCCCTACGAGTTCTCACTGGTCTGCTAATTCGCTTGTTCATTGGCGCTGGAATTGGGGCTGCTGGTGGCGCTTTTTTGGGCGTTTTCCTGCGGCGGGCGAGTTTTCTGTCGGAAGACCTGAAAAATCTCGTGGTTTTGGCGGGCTTGTGGGCGCTGTTTGGTCTGGGGCAGGAAATCCTCAGCGAGTCGGGGTTGATGGCTACTGTGGTCGCTGGCATGGTCTTGCGTGCCTATGGCTTGCCGGAAGAACGCCTGTTGCGGCGGTTTAAATCCCAGCTAACCATTCTGGCAGTGTCGGTGCTGTTCATTTTGTTGGCGGCGGACCTGTCTCTGGCTAGTTTGGTGGTGTTGGGATGGGGTGGTGTCGCCACGGTTTTGGTGTTGATGTTTGTGGTGCGCCCCCTTAATGTGGCTATTTGCACCTGGAAAAGCCCCCTCAACTGGCGACAGAAGCTCTTTGTGGCTTGGGTGGGTCCCCGCGGTATTGTTTCGGCTTCGGTATCTTCTCTGTTTGCCATCTTGCTGACGGAACGGGGCATTAACGGTGGGGATTCCATTAAAGCTTTGGTCTTTCTCACCATTATCATGACGGTCTTAACTCAAGGCTTGAGTGCCGGTGCCCTGGCGAATTTTTTGCAAATTACTGCCACCAAAGCTAAAGGTGCCCTCATCGTTGGTTCCAATCCCCTTAGCCGTTTGATTGCCCGTCTGTTTAAAGAACGCAATGAATCTGTGGTTCTCATCGATACCAACCCGGAGGCTGCTAAAGAAGCGGAACAAGAAGATTTCCGGGTGTTTCTCAACAGTGCCATGGATACGGAAGTGCTCGAAGAAGCGGGATTGGAGGATTTGGGCACTTTCCTGGCGATGACCAAAAATGGTGAGGTGAATTTGGTGCTGGCGCAGCGTGCCATTGAAGAGTTCAATCCCCCCAGAGTTTTGGCGGTGTTCCCCCGCGACCCACAAGCGAGAATTCCTGCCAACAAAACCAAAATTCGCCAGGCACTCATTCCCGATTTGCCCCTGAAAACTTGGAACCAGTACCTCACCGATGGGGAGGTGAAGTTGGGGGAAACCTCCCTCAAAGAACGGGGATTTGCTTTTCAGGTCGCCCATTTACAGGCTTTGATTCACGCGGGCGCTATGATGCCTTTGCTCATCGAACGTCAGGGGGTTTTGCAGGTGGTCATTGCGAACGAATCCTGGCAACCGGGCGATCGCATTATTTACCTATTCCACGCTCCCAAACCCAAACTGCTCAAACGCCTCTCTGGTGGCAATCAATCCCATTTGACGGTGGAAAAACTACAGGAAGTGGAAGAAATCGACATTCCCGAATCCGCCCTCGATGCCCCAGTCACCACCGATAAAAAGCGGAAAAAGCGCCAATCCAAAGAACAAACCACCACCAATTCCTCTGGAGGGCAACCACCAGTCACTTCCAAAAATTCCCATCACAAGCAAGCCCCCATTTCCTGA
- a CDS encoding glycoside hydrolase, producing MNCIFVPWLHMHQPPIWSPDKEPPYWGNLEKMLNAEPNSEEAWNAQWFAQAYKNPAAYAEKLSNEGYSPRMMVDYSGILLEELAHLSQNGTFANLHVNGEPIGDVIELWRRVLDTYPDAIEFAGTAYSHCYFPTTPERDWEAQIQQWRRVFADLFGEKALARVRGFWLPEMGMMGESPAALRLIRLLKQYGYEWLILPHSALQYPPEWHTAEVENRLHWLVVEANGERDRILCVVRDTEMGIRQQSGQNADGCIGDIRDRASKLASDDVEIPPLVVPTSDGENGNVMMFEYFPNTFEPLVRQAASLSDVTLATVSEYIDRYQGDPTDEPTEVRLREAGGSWIGSHESWEKGDRRQQVSAAIDKLSADFAQAMAENKLSPEQSHAARQALLLCETSCFVYWNQSFWFDQAEYFLDWARGKLQV from the coding sequence ATGAACTGCATCTTCGTTCCCTGGCTGCACATGCACCAACCCCCCATTTGGTCGCCAGACAAAGAACCACCTTACTGGGGAAATCTGGAAAAAATGCTCAACGCCGAACCCAACTCCGAAGAAGCCTGGAACGCACAATGGTTCGCCCAAGCCTATAAAAATCCCGCCGCCTATGCGGAAAAACTCAGCAACGAAGGCTACTCTCCCCGCATGATGGTAGATTATTCCGGGATTTTGCTAGAAGAACTGGCACATCTGTCGCAAAACGGCACCTTTGCCAACCTACATGTCAACGGCGAACCCATCGGCGATGTTATCGAACTGTGGCGGCGGGTTTTGGATACCTATCCCGATGCTATTGAATTTGCTGGTACGGCGTACAGCCACTGTTACTTTCCCACCACCCCCGAACGGGATTGGGAAGCGCAAATTCAGCAGTGGCGACGGGTTTTTGCGGATTTGTTCGGCGAGAAAGCCCTAGCGCGGGTAAGAGGATTCTGGCTGCCGGAAATGGGGATGATGGGCGAGTCACCAGCGGCACTGCGGTTGATTCGCCTGTTGAAACAATACGGTTATGAATGGTTGATTTTGCCCCATTCGGCATTGCAGTATCCGCCGGAGTGGCATACGGCAGAGGTAGAAAATCGCCTGCATTGGTTGGTAGTGGAAGCCAATGGGGAACGCGATCGCATTTTGTGCGTTGTGCGAGATACGGAAATGGGGATTCGCCAGCAAAGCGGGCAAAACGCCGATGGTTGTATTGGCGATATTCGCGATCGCGCTAGCAAACTTGCCTCCGATGATGTAGAAATACCGCCGTTGGTGGTACCCACTTCCGACGGGGAAAACGGCAACGTGATGATGTTTGAATATTTCCCCAACACGTTTGAGCCTTTGGTACGGCAAGCCGCGTCTCTATCGGATGTTACTTTAGCAACCGTGAGCGAGTATATCGATCGCTACCAAGGCGATCCCACCGACGAACCCACAGAAGTACGATTGCGCGAAGCTGGTGGTTCCTGGATTGGCAGCCACGAAAGCTGGGAAAAAGGCGATCGCAGGCAGCAGGTCAGCGCCGCCATTGACAAACTTTCTGCGGATTTTGCCCAAGCCATGGCGGAAAATAAATTATCCCCCGAACAAAGCCAT
- a CDS encoding polysaccharide biosynthesis/export family protein: MNSLKPFKSHSYLFRLAIATARGSWFWPLLAIAFLVKLPPSYSQSPPESESSPAISSPGWHEGTKEPQRPQQLAPIISPEKLPNRRPPTFGPGISPAFEEYRLGAGDQIFIQVRRFPELSITTAVNPQGKIVMPLLGALRVERLTTETVQQEITQRLQEFIVNPEVSVEVLARRPVEVTVTGEVTQPGFYPLSTPNLAAAIRAAGGATSEANLERVIVQRRLPDGRIIEEEVDLLTPLKNGNPFPKLRLEDEDTIVLPEIPSDRRQDYDYQFAANTFLSAPQQPIEVTVIGEVAQPGFYNLEPNPRALVNAILNAGGVTTEANLKQVRVRRQQEDGSVAEFTVNLFTPLVEGNDLPEVRLISGDSIVVPELEPGEEQNYNQTLVAESNLAKPQIQVRVLSRPAGAAGVQTLPSGSTFANLLNNVPLQTADLDDIALIRFDRETQQAVQRSIDGEKALRGHPEHDILLRENDVVIIGRNFISKLTNFLNTFTQPFRDVLGFLLFFDSLRESTENLFGPTRGIDNNDN, encoded by the coding sequence ATGAACTCTTTGAAACCTTTCAAATCCCATTCATACCTTTTTCGGCTAGCGATCGCAACTGCTAGGGGAAGCTGGTTTTGGCCCCTCCTCGCGATCGCATTTTTGGTCAAACTTCCCCCCAGCTACAGCCAATCCCCCCCAGAAAGCGAATCTTCCCCTGCCATCAGCTCACCGGGTTGGCACGAAGGCACCAAAGAACCCCAACGACCGCAGCAACTTGCCCCGATTATTTCCCCAGAAAAACTCCCCAACCGCCGACCTCCCACCTTTGGACCCGGCATTTCCCCAGCTTTTGAAGAATATCGCCTCGGTGCCGGCGACCAAATTTTTATTCAAGTACGGCGATTTCCCGAACTGTCCATCACCACCGCCGTCAATCCCCAAGGCAAAATTGTCATGCCCCTGCTGGGTGCCCTTCGCGTGGAACGACTCACCACCGAAACCGTCCAACAAGAAATTACCCAACGCCTGCAAGAATTTATCGTCAACCCCGAAGTGAGTGTAGAAGTCTTGGCGCGACGCCCGGTGGAAGTCACCGTAACCGGAGAAGTGACCCAACCGGGGTTCTATCCCCTCTCCACTCCCAACCTAGCTGCAGCCATTCGCGCTGCCGGTGGTGCCACCAGCGAAGCCAACTTAGAACGGGTCATCGTCCAACGCCGCCTCCCAGATGGCAGAATCATCGAAGAAGAAGTGGATTTATTAACCCCGCTCAAAAACGGCAATCCCTTTCCCAAACTGCGCCTGGAAGACGAAGACACCATCGTACTGCCGGAAATTCCCTCCGACCGTCGGCAGGACTACGACTACCAATTTGCCGCCAATACCTTTCTCTCTGCGCCCCAACAACCCATTGAAGTAACCGTCATCGGCGAAGTGGCCCAACCAGGATTTTACAATCTAGAACCCAATCCCCGGGCTTTGGTCAATGCTATTCTCAACGCTGGCGGTGTCACCACTGAAGCCAATCTCAAGCAAGTCCGCGTCCGCCGGCAGCAAGAAGACGGTTCCGTCGCCGAGTTTACTGTCAATTTGTTCACGCCCTTGGTTGAAGGCAACGATTTGCCCGAAGTCCGCCTCATTAGTGGCGATTCCATTGTCGTTCCCGAACTGGAACCCGGAGAAGAGCAAAACTACAATCAAACCCTAGTCGCCGAATCCAATCTCGCCAAACCGCAAATTCAAGTGCGCGTTCTCAGCCGTCCTGCCGGCGCTGCTGGCGTCCAAACCCTACCCAGCGGCAGTACCTTTGCCAACTTGCTCAACAACGTACCGTTGCAAACCGCCGATTTGGACGATATTGCCCTCATTCGCTTCGATCGAGAAACCCAACAAGCCGTACAGCGCTCTATTGACGGCGAAAAAGCTTTGCGCGGCCATCCAGAACACGATATTTTGCTGCGGGAAAACGATGTGGTAATTATCGGTCGCAACTTCATTAGCAAACTAACCAACTTTCTCAATACTTTCACCCAACCTTTCCGGGATGTCTTAGGCTTTTTACTGTTTTTCGATTCTTTACGGGAAAGCACAGAAAACTTGTTCGGACCTACCAGGGGGATAGACAATAATGATAACTAA
- a CDS encoding rhomboid family intramembrane serine protease, translated as MLPIGDDNPTNRTSFVVYVLIGLNVFIFGHQLGLSQPELREFFATWAIVPAQLTASFRGEPSVPAMVPEWVTLVSSQFLHGGFLHLGGNMLFLWIFGNNIEDRLGHTRFAIFYILCGILAGLSQWLISQDSAVPLLGASGAIAGVMGAYIIRFPGAKVLTLVFLGFFITTIYLPAVVYLGFWFLQQAFLGLAGLNLGGGEQTGGVAYWAHAGGFVFGILLAPLLGLFRDER; from the coding sequence TTTATGTACTCATTGGTCTGAATGTATTTATATTCGGACACCAACTTGGCTTGAGCCAACCAGAGCTCAGAGAATTTTTTGCCACCTGGGCGATTGTGCCTGCCCAGCTAACCGCTAGCTTTCGCGGAGAACCATCGGTGCCAGCTATGGTGCCCGAATGGGTAACATTGGTTTCTTCCCAATTCCTGCATGGAGGTTTTCTCCACCTGGGTGGGAATATGTTATTTTTATGGATTTTTGGTAACAATATCGAAGACCGTTTGGGACATACGCGCTTTGCGATTTTTTATATTTTGTGTGGTATTTTAGCTGGATTGAGTCAGTGGCTTATTTCCCAAGACTCCGCCGTTCCTTTGTTGGGAGCTTCGGGTGCGATCGCAGGGGTCATGGGTGCCTACATTATTCGCTTTCCTGGTGCCAAAGTCCTGACTCTAGTCTTTTTGGGCTTTTTTATCACGACGATTTACTTACCTGCTGTGGTCTATCTGGGATTTTGGTTTCTCCAACAAGCTTTTCTCGGGCTGGCAGGGTTGAACCTTGGTGGCGGCGAACAAACAGGGGGGGTTGCCTATTGGGCACACGCTGGGGGATTTGTGTTTGGCATTCTTCTAGCACCTTTGTTGGGCTTGTTTCGCGATGAAAGATAG